The proteins below are encoded in one region of Sebastes fasciatus isolate fSebFas1 chromosome 16, fSebFas1.pri, whole genome shotgun sequence:
- the pitpnab gene encoding phosphatidylinositol transfer protein alpha isoform isoform X2 — MLIKEFRVILPISVEEYQVGQLYSVAEASKNETGGGEGVEVLKNEPYEKDGEKGQYTHKIYHLQSKVPTFVRMLAPASALNIHEKAWNAYPYCRTVITNEYMKDNFLIKIETWHKPDTGHLENVHGLDAETWKKVDVVYIDIADRSQVDSKDYKPEEDPCRYKSVKTGRGPLGPDWKKELPKKTDCPHMCAYKLVTVKFKWWGLQNKVENFIQKQEKRLFTNFHRQLFCWIDKWIDLNMEDIRRMEEETRKELDEMRVKDPVKGMVALED, encoded by the exons TCGAGTGATTCTTCCTATCTCTGTGGAAGAG TACCAGGTTGGCCAGCTGTACTCTGTGGCCGAGGCCAGTAAGAATGAGACGGGTGGAGGAGAAGGAGTGGAGGTGCTAAAAAATGAACCCTACGAGAAGGATGGAGAGAAGGGACAGTATACACACAAAATTTACCATTTGCAGAG TAAAGTCCCGACATTCGTCAGAATGTTGGCTCCAGCTTCAGCTCTCAACATCCACGAGAAAGCCTGGAACGCATACCCGTACTGTCGCACAG TTATCACt AATGAGTATATGAAAGATAACTTCCTGATCAAGATTGAGACATGGCACAAACCTGACACGGGACACCTTGAAAAT GTACACGGTTTGGATGCAGAAACCTGGAAGAAGGTGGACGTAGTCTATATTGATATCGCGGACAGAAGCCAAGTGGATTCGAAG GACTACAAGCCAGAGGAGGACCCCTGCAGGTATAAGTCAGTGAAGACAGGACGAGGCCCTCTAGGACCAGACTGGAAG AAGGAACTTCCTAAGAAGACAGACTGCCCACACATGTGTGCCTACAAACTGGTCACTGTCAAATTCAAGTGGTGGGGCCTGCAAAATAAAGTGGAGAACTTCATTCAAaag CAAGAGAAGCGTTTGTTCACTAACTTCCACCGTCAGCTGTTCTGCTGGATCGACAAGTGGATTGACTTGAACATGGAAGACATTCGTCGCATGGAGGAGGAGACACGCAAAGAGCTAGACGAG ATGAGAGTGAAGGACCCAGTGAAAGGGATGGTGGCTCTAGAGGACTGA
- the pitpnab gene encoding phosphatidylinositol transfer protein alpha isoform isoform X1 — protein MNPTRRMERRDSIHTKFTICRVKSRHSSECWLQLQLSTSTRKPGTHTRTVAQNEYMKDNFLIKIETWHKPDTGHLENVHGLDAETWKKVDVVYIDIADRSQVDSKDYKPEEDPCRYKSVKTGRGPLGPDWKKELPKKTDCPHMCAYKLVTVKFKWWGLQNKVENFIQKQEKRLFTNFHRQLFCWIDKWIDLNMEDIRRMEEETRKELDEMRVKDPVKGMVALED, from the exons ATGAACCCTACGAGAAGGATGGAGAGAAGGGACAGTATACACACAAAATTTACCATTTGCAGAG TAAAGTCCCGACATTCGTCAGAATGTTGGCTCCAGCTTCAGCTCTCAACATCCACGAGAAAGCCTGGAACGCATACCCGTACTGTCGCACAG AATGAGTATATGAAAGATAACTTCCTGATCAAGATTGAGACATGGCACAAACCTGACACGGGACACCTTGAAAAT GTACACGGTTTGGATGCAGAAACCTGGAAGAAGGTGGACGTAGTCTATATTGATATCGCGGACAGAAGCCAAGTGGATTCGAAG GACTACAAGCCAGAGGAGGACCCCTGCAGGTATAAGTCAGTGAAGACAGGACGAGGCCCTCTAGGACCAGACTGGAAG AAGGAACTTCCTAAGAAGACAGACTGCCCACACATGTGTGCCTACAAACTGGTCACTGTCAAATTCAAGTGGTGGGGCCTGCAAAATAAAGTGGAGAACTTCATTCAAaag CAAGAGAAGCGTTTGTTCACTAACTTCCACCGTCAGCTGTTCTGCTGGATCGACAAGTGGATTGACTTGAACATGGAAGACATTCGTCGCATGGAGGAGGAGACACGCAAAGAGCTAGACGAG ATGAGAGTGAAGGACCCAGTGAAAGGGATGGTGGCTCTAGAGGACTGA